The Lycium ferocissimum isolate CSIRO_LF1 chromosome 1, AGI_CSIRO_Lferr_CH_V1, whole genome shotgun sequence genome includes a region encoding these proteins:
- the LOC132047379 gene encoding sugar transport protein 13-like, with protein MAGGGFSTSGGGGTHFEAKITPIVIISCIMAATGGLMFGYDVGVSGGVTSMDPFLKKFFPVVYKRTKDPGINSNYCKYDNQGLQLFTSSLYLAGLTSTFFASYTTRKLGRRLTMLIAGCFFIVGVVLNAAAQDLAMLIIGRILLGCGVGFANQAVPLFLSEIAPTRIRGGLNILFQLNVTIGILFAELVNYGTEKIKGGWGWRLSLGLAGFPALLLTLGALFVVETPNSLIERGYLEEGKKVLRKIRGTDNIEPEFLELVEASRIAKEVKHPFRNLLKSKNRPQLIISVALQIFQQFTGINAIMFYAPVLFSTLGFGSSAALYSAVITGAVNVLSTVVSVYSVDKLGRRFLLLEAGVQMLISQIVIAIILGIKVTDHSDNLSHGWGIFVVIMICTYVSAFAWSWGPLGWLIPSETFPLETRSAGQSITVCVNLLFTFVMAQAFLSMLCHFKYGIFLFFSGWIFVMSLFVFFLLPETKNVPIEEMTEKVWKQHWLWKRFMVDDDDDVDVVKKNGHANGFDNVAL; from the exons ATGGCTGGTGGAGGATTTTCAACCTCCGGTGGTGGAGGAACACATTTTGAGGCTAAAATTACACCTATTGTTATCATCTCTTGTATTATGGCTGCTACTGGAGGTCTTATGTTTGGTTATGATGTTGGAGTTTCTG GCGGCGTTACATCAATGGAtccatttttgaaaaaattcttTCCAGTAGTTTACAAGAGAACAAAGGATCCAGGGATTAACAGTAATTACTGCAAGTACGATAATCAAGGGCTGCAATTATTTACTTCATCTTTGTATCTGGCTGGTTTAACGTCAACGTTTTTTGCGTCTTACACGACAAGAAAGCTTGGTCGGAGATTAACTATGTTGATCGCCGGTTGTTTTTTCATTGTTGGAGTTGTACTAAATGCTGCAGCTCAAGATTTGGCTATGCTTATTATTGGAAGGATTCTTCTTGGTTGTGGGGTTGGTTTTGCTAATCAG GCGGTTCCACTATTCTTATCAGAGATAGCACCTACCAGAATACGTGGAGGACTTAACATTTTGTTTCAACTTAATGTAACTATTGGCATTCTTTTCGCCGAACTCGTCAACTACGGAACAGAAAA AATAAAAGGAGGATGGGGATGGAGATTATCATTGGGATTAGCAGGTTTCCCAGCATTGCTATTGACCTTGGGTGCACTATTTGTGGTAGAAACACCAAACAGTTTGATAGAAAGAGGTTATTTAGAAGAAGGCAAAAAAGTACTTAGAAAAATCCGAGGAACTGACAACATTGAACCTGAATTCTTGGAGCTTGTCGAGGCTAGCCGTATTGCTAAAGAAGTCAAACACCCTTTCAGAAATCTACTCAAAAGTAAAAATAGACCTCAATTGATCATCTCAGTTGCACTCCAG ATATTCCAGCAATTCACAGGAATCAACGCCATTATGTTCTACGCACCCGTCTTATTTTCAACACTAGGGTTCGGAAGCAGTGCAGCCCTATACTCAGCCGTGATCACCGGAGCGGTCAACGTTCTCTCCACCGTAGTCTCTGTCTACTCTGTAGACAAGCTCGGACGACGATTCCTCCTCCTAGAAGCCGGGGTCCAAATGTTAATATCTCAAATAGTAATTGCGATAATCCTAGGTATCAAAGTAACGGACCATTCAGACAACCTTAGCCACGGTTGGGGTATCTTCGTAGTGATCATGATCTGCACGTACGTGTCTGCATTCGCGTGGTCATGGGGCCCGCTAGGATGGTTAATTCCTAGTGAAACATTCCCATTGGAAACACGTTCGGCTGGACAAAGTATTACTGTATGTGTCAACTTGTTATTTACGTTTGTTATGGCACAAGCATTTTTATCTATGCTTTGTCATTTCAAGTACGGGATATTCTTGTTCTTTTCGGGGTGGATTTTCGTGATGTCgttgtttgttttcttcttgTTGCCCGAGACGAAGAATGTTCCCATTGAGGAGATGACGGAGAAGGTATGGAAGCAGCATTGGCTGTGGAAGAGATTTATggtggatgatgatgatgatgttgacgtTGTTAAGAAGAATGGACATGCTAATGGATTTGATAATGTTGCcttgtaa